In one window of Nakamurella sp. PAMC28650 DNA:
- the glp gene encoding gephyrin-like molybdotransferase Glp → MRSVEEHAKVVSGLLSPSPAVVVDLSEAAGLVLAHDLIAPIDLPPFPNSAMDGYAVRAADLTRFPITLPVSQDIPAGRQDTGPLAPGTAARIMTGAPMPSGADTIVQVEKTDGGTETVRIDDAPPAGVHVRTTGEDVRNGAVVLKAGTVIAGPQIGVAAALGFASLPVRRPLEVLVLSTGSELVTPGLPLGPGQIYESNSYMLASAITAAGAHATIAHFVADDVAEFRARLSAATAGIDLIVTSGGVSAGAYEVVKDALTGQGVEFAKVAMQPGMPQGAGHFGSIPMVTLPGNPVSSYVSFEVFLRPAIRAAMGYHQLTRPALRLPLSRPVESPAGKRQFRRGVLDAGAGTVAPWGGPGSHLLSWLAGADAMIVIEPDVTSLAAGDHVEVWLLG, encoded by the coding sequence ATGCGCTCCGTCGAAGAACACGCCAAGGTCGTCAGCGGTCTCCTGTCCCCCAGCCCGGCCGTCGTCGTCGACCTCTCGGAAGCGGCGGGCCTGGTCCTCGCGCACGACCTGATCGCGCCCATCGATCTGCCACCGTTCCCCAACTCCGCCATGGACGGGTACGCGGTCCGCGCCGCGGACCTCACCCGGTTCCCGATCACCCTGCCGGTCTCGCAGGACATCCCGGCCGGCCGCCAGGACACCGGCCCGCTCGCCCCGGGTACCGCCGCGCGGATCATGACCGGGGCCCCGATGCCGTCCGGCGCCGACACCATCGTCCAGGTCGAGAAGACCGACGGTGGAACCGAAACCGTGCGGATCGACGACGCCCCACCGGCGGGTGTGCACGTCCGCACCACCGGTGAGGACGTGCGGAACGGCGCCGTCGTGCTGAAGGCCGGCACCGTCATCGCCGGCCCGCAGATCGGGGTGGCCGCCGCCCTCGGGTTCGCCTCGCTCCCGGTCCGCAGGCCACTGGAGGTGCTGGTGCTCTCCACCGGTAGCGAACTCGTCACCCCGGGGCTGCCCCTGGGTCCCGGCCAGATCTACGAGTCCAACTCCTACATGCTGGCCTCGGCCATCACCGCCGCCGGCGCCCACGCGACGATCGCCCACTTCGTCGCGGACGACGTCGCGGAATTCCGCGCGCGGCTGTCGGCCGCCACGGCAGGAATCGATCTGATCGTCACCTCCGGTGGGGTCTCCGCCGGTGCCTACGAAGTGGTCAAGGATGCACTGACCGGCCAGGGCGTCGAGTTCGCCAAGGTCGCCATGCAGCCGGGAATGCCCCAGGGCGCAGGGCATTTCGGCTCGATCCCGATGGTCACGCTGCCCGGCAACCCGGTCAGTTCCTACGTGTCGTTCGAGGTGTTCCTTCGCCCGGCCATCCGGGCCGCCATGGGCTATCACCAGCTGACCCGGCCCGCTCTGCGGCTGCCGTTGTCCCGCCCGGTCGAGTCGCCGGCCGGCAAGCGCCAGTTCCGGCGTGGGGTGCTCGACGCGGGAGCCGGGACCGTGGCGCCGTGGGGCGGCCCCGGCTCCCATCTGCTGTCCTGGCTGGCCGGAGCGGACGCGATGATCGTCATCGAACCCGACGTGACATCGCTCGCCGCGGGTGACCACGTCGAGGTCTGGCTCCTCGGCTGA
- a CDS encoding DUF6457 domain-containing protein: protein MSTLEDWLTDASAALSLPPGLVTEQVRDDLLDLTRDIAHNVARIAGPLTCYLVGMAVVNGADPAAAVAQLKRLIEQREPSPEAKPTA, encoded by the coding sequence ATGAGCACTCTCGAGGACTGGCTGACCGATGCCTCCGCAGCACTCTCGCTACCACCCGGCCTGGTCACCGAACAGGTCCGTGACGACCTGCTGGACCTGACCAGGGACATCGCGCACAACGTCGCCCGCATCGCCGGGCCACTGACCTGCTACCTGGTCGGCATGGCCGTCGTGAACGGGGCCGACCCGGCGGCCGCGGTGGCGCAGCTGAAGCGACTCATCGAGCAACGGGAGCCGTCGCCGGAGGCGAAACCGACCGCCTGA
- a CDS encoding Mur ligase family protein encodes MDEPLTVPLELRVLTGPNLYFPRPAVKLTLDARGVMEADPATVVGWQRALRVRSTSVGMADSPARSEAAAELAAAVVRRSGGAINTRVPAVARGGDDRTVVVAFPFRRRGVAEHFGDAVAVAFERITREGADPAEAIAEVGSAMVGVEPGEIVRPLRPGVPVIAVTGTNGKTTTTRLISHLMQADGRVPGWSSTDGIVIDGVEVETGDWSGPGGAARVLADPSVTVAVTETARGGILLRGVGTAANDVSVVTNISADHLGLLGVHTVEQLAEVKSVVARITKPSGWTVLNADDPLVRQMRLVSRARPWFYSPDPENPYLDEALEAGGKAITVIDGEIVVLSRGLDPTRVLPVAQVPLTLAGTSRVNVSNVLAATAAALGVGASLDAVRAGLRSFTSGAQHNAGRLNVYLVDNLAVVLDLAHNEASLESLLEVASALRLPGGSLSVVVGTAGDRTDEAIHAMGEMAAVASDLVVIAGRTKYLRGREPGEMEELWRTGAAEAGVLAVIERPDELASLVYLLDLGLVDGSSIAVCALEQRAEMAAEILDRGGSPATADQIATRVAASA; translated from the coding sequence ATGGACGAACCGCTCACCGTTCCCCTGGAACTCCGGGTGCTCACCGGACCGAATCTCTACTTCCCGCGGCCGGCCGTGAAGCTCACTCTCGACGCTCGCGGGGTGATGGAGGCCGACCCCGCCACCGTCGTGGGATGGCAACGGGCGCTGCGTGTGCGGAGCACCTCGGTCGGGATGGCGGATTCTCCGGCCCGCTCCGAAGCGGCCGCCGAACTGGCCGCGGCGGTGGTGCGGCGCAGCGGCGGTGCGATCAACACCCGGGTGCCCGCCGTGGCGCGCGGTGGTGACGACCGGACGGTGGTGGTGGCCTTCCCCTTCCGCCGCCGCGGCGTCGCCGAACACTTCGGGGACGCGGTGGCGGTCGCCTTCGAGCGGATCACCCGCGAGGGCGCCGACCCGGCGGAGGCCATCGCCGAGGTCGGCTCGGCCATGGTCGGCGTCGAGCCGGGCGAGATCGTCCGGCCGTTGCGTCCCGGCGTACCGGTCATCGCCGTCACCGGTACGAACGGCAAGACGACCACCACGCGGCTGATCTCCCATCTGATGCAGGCCGACGGACGGGTCCCCGGTTGGTCGTCGACCGACGGCATCGTCATCGACGGGGTCGAGGTCGAAACGGGTGACTGGTCCGGTCCCGGGGGCGCGGCGCGCGTGTTGGCGGACCCCTCCGTGACGGTGGCCGTCACCGAGACGGCCCGCGGCGGAATCCTTCTGCGCGGGGTCGGCACCGCGGCGAACGACGTGTCGGTGGTGACGAACATCAGCGCCGATCATCTCGGACTGCTCGGCGTGCACACCGTGGAGCAGCTCGCCGAGGTGAAGTCGGTCGTCGCCAGGATCACCAAGCCCAGCGGCTGGACGGTGCTCAACGCGGACGACCCGTTGGTCCGGCAGATGCGGCTGGTGTCGAGGGCGCGGCCGTGGTTCTACTCCCCGGACCCTGAGAACCCCTATCTGGACGAGGCTCTCGAAGCCGGCGGCAAGGCGATCACCGTCATCGACGGTGAGATCGTGGTGCTGAGCCGCGGTCTCGACCCGACCAGGGTCCTCCCGGTCGCGCAGGTGCCGCTGACCCTGGCCGGGACGTCCCGGGTGAACGTCTCCAACGTGCTGGCCGCCACGGCGGCCGCCCTTGGCGTCGGCGCCTCCCTCGACGCGGTGCGGGCGGGCTTGCGGTCGTTCACCTCGGGGGCGCAGCACAACGCCGGGCGGCTCAACGTGTATCTGGTCGACAACCTCGCCGTGGTATTGGATCTCGCGCACAACGAGGCGTCTCTGGAATCCTTGCTGGAGGTGGCGTCCGCGCTGCGGCTTCCCGGTGGCTCGCTGTCCGTCGTGGTGGGCACGGCTGGTGACCGCACCGACGAGGCCATCCACGCCATGGGCGAGATGGCTGCCGTCGCCTCCGACCTCGTGGTGATCGCGGGCCGGACCAAGTACCTGCGCGGGCGGGAACCCGGCGAGATGGAGGAGCTCTGGCGTACCGGCGCGGCGGAGGCGGGTGTGCTGGCGGTCATCGAGAGGCCCGATGAGCTCGCCTCTCTCGTCTACCTGCTGGATCTGGGACTGGTGGACGGGTCGTCGATCGCGGTGTGCGCACTGGAACAGCGGGCCGAGATGGCGGCCGAGATCCTGGACCGGGGCGGCAGCCCGGCGACTGCCGACCAGATCGCCACCCGGGTCGCCGCCTCCGCCTGA
- a CDS encoding serine/threonine-protein kinase, which translates to MSVDLTGQRLGHYVVHEVIGRGGMSVVYRAVDERLQRAVALKVMSENLSTDPEFRARFLEEARAASAIDHVNVVPLYDFGEQGGALFIAMRLVDGTDLARELAAGPMSVRRVMNLLGQVGAALDMLHERGLVHLDVKPANVLVTRNESVGKEHVYLADFGLTRRGTTGHQTASGDFLGSPTHASPEHLRGQEVVPRSDEYSLTCMLFTALAGRAPFVGDVRAVITGHLSGVVPSLSALTNLPPAIDRVIARGMAGDPELRYPSSSDLLAAARRAIASMDDDPAAGRAPAFTPAAAPAAAPAPGVPSAPHPTWTQVAAAQDRAHPPAPATAPAGSPAHPTVQQPAYQPVPSYPRQPIYPPPGPPPTQVRPMDFGPDSTGRRPASHRIEPVLAKKWPWIVLVGALLIVAVAVIVVVAGGSGAGGGPSAPVIAPAVSRSSSSATTGAPATARTTAPTPTVGTRRTLLQPSVLPTGLRSVSGLPDPVHQQRLTVRRAPRGLG; encoded by the coding sequence GTGTCGGTCGACCTCACCGGGCAACGCCTGGGCCACTACGTGGTGCACGAGGTCATCGGCCGGGGCGGCATGAGCGTGGTCTACCGCGCCGTCGACGAACGTCTGCAACGTGCGGTGGCGCTCAAGGTGATGAGCGAAAATCTCTCCACCGATCCGGAGTTCAGAGCCCGGTTCCTCGAGGAGGCCAGGGCCGCCTCGGCCATCGACCACGTCAACGTGGTTCCGCTCTACGACTTCGGCGAGCAGGGTGGTGCCCTGTTCATCGCCATGCGACTCGTGGACGGCACCGACCTCGCCCGCGAACTGGCCGCCGGACCGATGTCGGTCCGGCGGGTGATGAATCTGCTGGGCCAGGTCGGGGCCGCGCTGGACATGCTGCACGAAAGGGGCTTGGTGCATCTGGATGTCAAGCCGGCCAACGTACTCGTCACCCGGAACGAATCGGTCGGCAAAGAGCACGTCTACCTCGCCGACTTCGGCCTGACCAGGCGCGGCACGACCGGTCATCAGACGGCGTCCGGCGATTTCCTGGGCTCACCGACCCACGCGTCGCCCGAGCACCTGCGGGGGCAGGAGGTGGTCCCACGATCCGACGAGTACTCCCTGACGTGCATGTTGTTCACCGCGCTGGCCGGCCGGGCGCCGTTCGTCGGGGACGTCCGGGCCGTCATCACCGGGCATCTCTCCGGTGTGGTCCCATCCCTGTCGGCGCTGACCAACCTGCCCCCGGCCATCGACCGGGTGATCGCGCGCGGGATGGCCGGTGACCCGGAACTGCGCTACCCCAGCAGCTCTGACCTCCTCGCTGCGGCCCGGCGGGCGATCGCCTCTATGGACGACGACCCCGCCGCCGGTCGCGCCCCTGCATTCACCCCTGCTGCCGCTCCCGCTGCCGCTCCCGCTCCCGGGGTGCCGTCGGCGCCGCACCCGACCTGGACGCAGGTGGCCGCCGCCCAGGACCGGGCCCACCCGCCGGCTCCCGCTACCGCCCCCGCCGGGTCACCGGCTCACCCGACGGTGCAGCAACCGGCCTACCAACCGGTGCCCTCCTACCCCCGGCAGCCGATCTACCCGCCGCCGGGCCCGCCCCCCACCCAGGTCCGGCCGATGGATTTCGGGCCGGACAGCACCGGCCGCCGCCCGGCCAGTCACCGGATCGAACCCGTCCTGGCCAAGAAGTGGCCGTGGATCGTCCTGGTCGGCGCTCTGCTGATCGTGGCCGTCGCAGTCATCGTCGTGGTGGCCGGGGGATCCGGCGCCGGTGGAGGTCCCAGCGCCCCGGTGATCGCCCCAGCGGTCAGCCGTTCGTCGTCATCGGCAACGACGGGCGCGCCCGCGACGGCCAGGACCACGGCGCCGACCCCGACCGTCGGGACCAGGCGCACCCTGCTGCAGCCCTCGGTGCTCCCGACCGGACTCCGCTCGGTCAGTGGACTCCCGGACCCCGTTCACCAGCAGCGGCTGACGGTCCGGCGGGCACCCAGAGGGCTCGGGTGA